AGATCTAGTGATTGGTTTGTATATTAATAAGTATGAGTTTGGCAGAGATATTTGATTAATTCAACATCTTTGCTACAGTACCAAGATATAACAACTTCAAAATGTAGTTGAAAATTGTATGCAAAGAGAGTTTTGGTTGAGGCCCACGACTACCAAGATATAGGTGGGGCAAGACAAATTGTTCAAACTGTTCCATGGTCAAATGGGTTGGAATCCATTTCCCCGATCGGGATTGAGGCATTCTATTTTCTGCCGCTTCTCCAATTAAAATGACTTGAGCCACTTTAACTTAGATTGCTGAAATTCCTGATAGATATAGAATTACAGACAAATTCACCCAAGGGATAAAACCCGCAACCAGTTCTGAAGTAATTATGCCATTGGCAGGATTTACGGTTCAACAAGGTAAATTAACTTTGCCTTTGGTCGTTTTGGCAGGAACGGTAGGTTCGATACTGGGTGCATTGACTTGGTATTACGCAGGAAAGGTCTTGGCAGTTGACTAAGGCTTCTTTGCCCTGGGTATCTTTGATTTTGGCAACTATTCCCGTGGTGGCTTGTACAATCGATGTTTCCTTAGTTTTTAACCATTCAACTATTGTCCCAGGTTGAATGATATTTTTGGCTTTTCTTTCAGTTTTGATGTCCATATCTGGAGATAAATTATTATCTTTCCCTATAGTGGACACGGTAGATAAATTATAAGTGTCACCATTGCTTACCGATTCAGCTTGTGTGAAGGCATCATCTCTTTGCAACCAATTCGTAAAGATTTCCGCTCTGCCATCATTACAGAGTTCAAATACATAAACTCTCTCTCGTTTTCCTCTTGAACCTAGACGACCAACATAGGTAAGTTTTAATCCCAGTAAACTTAGTAATTTTTGAGCAATTTTAATTGGGGTGTCTGATTCTGCTATAGCCAGACCCAAAAACGTTTTGAGTTCTCTTTGATTAGCATGAGCTAACTCAGCAATCAACCGAAGATTGGGATTGCTACCTCTATACTGAACTCCAGGTTTGAGTAAATCGATAATCAAGGTTTCTAACAGTCGCAGTGATGTTGACAATAAACTACGATTGAAATCTGGCAGCCATAAACGATTCTGATTATAAAGAGCGATCGCCCTTAACTGTCTTGAGTCTCGTTCAATCAAGTATGGTCTACCGACGGTTAGGTAATAGTGAGAAAGTATTTTACCGTACCAACCCTCATCATCTTTCTGGACTAATTCAGAGGTAATGGATATATCGCTGCCATAACGCCTGACTAAGTTGCCTTTACGTTCGATCCATCTTTCTTCTTTAGTTTTAGCTCGTTTATCTTTTAGTTTCTGATACTCTGAATCAGTCGGTATAGGCGCATTAGCTACTTGGGTACATTCTGCTTGATACTTAGTTTTAGCTACCTGTTTTAATTGTGACTCTACTTCGTCTGTCAGATTAAATTCTTTTGTTTGAGGTTGGTCCGGAGCGGTTACAAAATGTCCCTCAGCAATTAAACCTTCAACAATAGATGAGCGATAGTTCTGCATGGTGAGGTTGATATAGCAGCCTCTTTTAGCCCAGGTGTTTAGGGATTCAGGTTGAAAGTTGGTATCTAAATCTAGGTCGGACAAAGAAGCATCACTCTGCTGTAAATATCTAATATTCTTGCTGGCTTTGTTTTTAGTGCTGGCAATTAAAGCTTTTTTGACAGTAGCTCCATTGCCCACCATGCATTTGTGAAAACCACGTCTAGCAGCCCAAAGATAGCGAGGTACTAAACCACGAACGCGGGCCAATGCCTGACGAATGGAATCAGCCGTTTGAACTCCCTGAGCGATCGCCCAAACTGAATCAAAATGAGGAACGTGCTTGATTTTTGCCAAACTAGAACCTATGCCCTTTAGTAATAATTGAAAGGCAATGGGAACTTCAGAATAAGATTTATCTAGTCTCTCGCATTCAATACTAACTCCTGTTTCAATCGAAGGAGAGGCGATCGCCATATCGTAGTTCGGCAAGATTTCATTAAGATGAGCAATACACCCATAGGCAGGATGAGATGGATCTGCCACTGTTTCTGAATCGATGCGGAGAATTTTTTTTTCGGGGAATTTCTCTAGGAAATATGATTCTAGATTTTGTGTACCCCACTTAGATTTCAGTTTTTGAGCCGAACAACTGATAAACGGTCTGCCTCCAATTTTAATATGATTTACCAAATCTCTGACTAAACGAGCAGAATTCTTGTCTTCGTAATTATGTATTGTCCAACGTTGTTCAATAGGCGGTTGCCAGTCGTTTACTACGACAAAGGGTTCGACGTGAAATCCTGCCAGTCCTCGAATGTAGTCAATAGCAACATCAGATAAGTCAGCATCGGCTAGATATACTTGACCGTCGCCTGAAAGATTGTTTTGAATTAGGGTTTTAAACTGGGCTAAAATCTCAACCCTTTCTGATGTACAAGTAGCTGAATTAAGCATATGCCAAATTACCTGTTCTGCTTCATCGATGATTACTATCCCATCGTCCCAGTTATCAGCGTTAAATCTTGCTCCTGAGCTGGGATGCAAGGAATCAATACATAGTCCGTAACCGAGAACAGTTCCGTATTCGACAGTTTTTATTTCCGTCAGATAAGGCAATCCGACTCTTTGACAAAGTGCTTCTCCGAGTTGAATGCGGTGAGTTAATAGGAGTATCCATTTACCTTCTTTGATGGCCCCCTCTACTATCTGTTCGAGTAAATAGGTTTTGCCACTGCCTTTCGGGGATTTAAGACAGACAAGTTTAGCTGTGTCAGGGATGTTTAGGAGATCGGGTGTAGGGGTTTCTGGGCAATGAGGAATAGATATATTACAATTTTGTCTTTTATCTTCTTGCCTTTTTCTATCTGCCAACGAACCTAAATAGCGTCTATTGACTCGAATATTGGCTTTGTAAGTCAACTGAATTGAGAAGCGGACTAACCAAGTTTCTAAAGATAGTGCTTTACTATAAGCTTGATGAAATGCTTCCGCGCCGTATTGAACAATTAAATCGTCAACTCCTTTAGCTGATTCAGGCCAACGAATTACTTTAACATCAACTCCAGCTAAGCCAAACAATTTTCCC
The sequence above is a segment of the Coleofasciculaceae cyanobacterium genome. Coding sequences within it:
- a CDS encoding plasmid replication protein, CyRepA1 family yields the protein MTQQFISDHKEQLPNQLTSAEYQELRHQSGIHPNLVELNFFHLEGNDALDRLFISDKLKRINTGAVSVSILKRYRHIEAGGWWVSGVDVLNNYLDDLWGQFKPTNPRLSADKGKIIKYEGLPKHPTGIIALKVSRLLWHTIARLNNIKLFLSPLALRVRDRTSPISFWSWVVNNLEVPLIITEGAKKAAALISAGYAAIALPGVFNGYRQPKDEFGRKTGLAKLIPQLQVFATPGRKIYFAFDKDNKASTVNNVNCALAKTGKLFGLAGVDVKVIRWPESAKGVDDLIVQYGAEAFHQAYSKALSLETWLVRFSIQLTYKANIRVNRRYLGSLADRKRQEDKRQNCNISIPHCPETPTPDLLNIPDTAKLVCLKSPKGSGKTYLLEQIVEGAIKEGKWILLLTHRIQLGEALCQRVGLPYLTEIKTVEYGTVLGYGLCIDSLHPSSGARFNADNWDDGIVIIDEAEQVIWHMLNSATCTSERVEILAQFKTLIQNNLSGDGQVYLADADLSDVAIDYIRGLAGFHVEPFVVVNDWQPPIEQRWTIHNYEDKNSARLVRDLVNHIKIGGRPFISCSAQKLKSKWGTQNLESYFLEKFPEKKILRIDSETVADPSHPAYGCIAHLNEILPNYDMAIASPSIETGVSIECERLDKSYSEVPIAFQLLLKGIGSSLAKIKHVPHFDSVWAIAQGVQTADSIRQALARVRGLVPRYLWAARRGFHKCMVGNGATVKKALIASTKNKASKNIRYLQQSDASLSDLDLDTNFQPESLNTWAKRGCYINLTMQNYRSSIVEGLIAEGHFVTAPDQPQTKEFNLTDEVESQLKQVAKTKYQAECTQVANAPIPTDSEYQKLKDKRAKTKEERWIERKGNLVRRYGSDISITSELVQKDDEGWYGKILSHYYLTVGRPYLIERDSRQLRAIALYNQNRLWLPDFNRSLLSTSLRLLETLIIDLLKPGVQYRGSNPNLRLIAELAHANQRELKTFLGLAIAESDTPIKIAQKLLSLLGLKLTYVGRLGSRGKRERVYVFELCNDGRAEIFTNWLQRDDAFTQAESVSNGDTYNLSTVSTIGKDNNLSPDMDIKTERKAKNIIQPGTIVEWLKTKETSIVQATTGIVAKIKDTQGKEALVNCQDLSCVIPSQCTQYRTYRSCQNDQRQS